In Portunus trituberculatus isolate SZX2019 chromosome 33, ASM1759143v1, whole genome shotgun sequence, the following proteins share a genomic window:
- the LOC123512281 gene encoding death-inducer obliterator 1-like isoform X4 → MSSSFVKDCSDVSAPGNTSSGKTVIIIVNNETGNVSLDGSELQNLLASHGADGSQVSVVRMGNGAQVNVSETAASTVTATADGAQHVNLTVEGFPGIPVEVGQVGATGNYAELPLDADAFQRLESVLDSEEAREILGKPLLDMVANPEQLGPLEDLVDTSLFEGESQSGSLAGYTMSSSGTPIRKAQNAPKRRSQRQMDKAEREEVEKILAENHKKMQEEREQLDGRQVLVPLVPIVQPTLLSMENENQEELVAEDSEAAKENDTEEKIKGSEVLLVKGRGRGRGRGRGRGKVEGDRVGSQETKGRGRGKKNLDGEGEGATRGEESGRGKARGRGRGKTVTIITSGTKVQDGQGQVADESLVKKKKKKKICVVVSKEECKTTEQEEQEETDTTPANTEQAVDSQEESEDKIKKVVKKAPPTPKIIPQFEPALFSTPDVMHKVGEGLPAHAIMVKGNGKNIKAQKILLVKKQTKKQENAVSGMKEEVKEETEGMDVSTFEHNTNPDDVAVKEEEEEEEHEGEEDGEAGDEEEEESKPDTTVRETGILSGVSKVVKKRVPVGEGKSKVIQVSCPTEVRQVVVLNSARTGMNKETLVKVIPAKDPPKEEEKTPLKLKTPKKEGKQLVKKISPTVPVATPQAVPATPTPPQEGEADKESPNKEEIKTEPQKKLIKKKKLGLQKGGELHKSFEDIVLQRKREEAQRKKEEIQRKREEILRKREAIKKRKEMKEQEMKEAMMKKEMEKNTPPKETPKKVVKVPNRVVVVKKEVEESKKNGIEVAGIKPHTATPTTTIKVIRKVVPQSALASKDESPVRRSNRAIKKKTFGDEMLTYDLKEELVSDVKEEAEDEVIEEEIVPSEEEDESMEEDGEEDDPERLWCICQKPHNNRFMICCDRCEDWFHGSCVGVTKAIGQQMEEEGREWVCPKCKKTERAMKGVVVLGKKKLENTLKAFNNQTVKAELQTPLSPTKVKKIIVKAEETENQVEVKKPMEPKKAPERKLGSLSGFTIPKKVNIVHENASQPKKTLGDEKKTGSPQVIKVAQKKMFDGGREVQESARGVGSLEKTKPKVLVYQKSTGKIISGSEGPTFEELKDWLKEHPDCGILQPGMMNASGTVVSQASTTLNSQKKVIQVAKSATGPAGSSPQKVTVVKSADGRVIVKTSENMEKEALTKVVNTVTSQPTPKTVIVSTVKTATSIVKEVMDEKKEVSPLKKEEPVPVKTPVKEPKKLSDIVTHPTAVPPPPVKTPPAEKKKGDHSEIRSSVRKTMTEVLIKRFKETKDEFPNVTEDSIKSLAHAIEKELFLFFGKDVGMKYKTRYRSILFNTRDSKNTGLYRKILKGTISPSQLAKMTSEELASKELLEWREREEKKELQAIEKHELEMIALGNQYIMKSHKGEIEIDKDEFIKEKEKAPDPLNALPLDPVAEILDDTTSSHNNHIYDLNCKICNGQQEAPPEKSQKDKSKERDKHSKDSKNRRNDEAAKVRDRKERKSSSDKERKERRESSDKDRHKHRSKDHKEKSRDKDRDRDRDRDRDRDKERDRDKDRHKSSKSKHSEDSKDRQRERERHKSSSSDKEKDRERERRDSKDKKHRDKYRDRRDSKDEKSSKRRDSEKDDRKRRHSGSRSDDRRRRESEKENTRQRDSGSLEKQKDEVSTSDDVVFDVIGKELSSLSSLPDGSARDAEPSSTVLGSPDILDPASPISDDDMMALPSDLLPPLPPSSPSAVPPPPAEAYSPSSPLNSEKSLSPQSPLERDSLTPPPLPEGDMPSAPPLPDYDVPCTPPPPDEYNPHTPPMQGSLSGLRELGRSLLIPSSPPLEHSTTPPLPEPPSTPPLPTSLNPPRPDSPGTPPLPGSAPQLGASTPPHTPRGSTPPLPKEKSALGSLQAPGFMPASPTLSDYNKNSGRLTPPIVEKSGVSSKPSGPVVITPEPENVWKGIIHMPDVAKFSASAFEVSGKAKFLPNDVPNTIEVVGRIAPDMVWSYIAQMKKSGSKEILVVRFQPANEEEKVSYIALYSYLSSKKRYAVIGNCGKSVKDFYVVPLASHQTIPQVLLPLNGPGFEEQRAHMLIGVIVRAKSKRVFDHTTGNWKVVSGGQSGPPIKANASISCTFTTWECLLIVMVFDPSCTCLSRSVIIPLAVLLIPDFNHKESFLSAQNELFIMYCVREELLLRCLIPPLLVVLGLLP, encoded by the exons TAGGACAGGTTGGGGCCACCGGTAACTATGCCGAGCTGCCACTGGACGCTGATGCCTTCCAGCGGCTGGAAAGTGTCCTGGACAGTGAAGAGGCAAGGGAGATCCTGGGCAAGCCTCTCCTGGACATGGTGGCCAATCCGGAGCAGCTCGGTCCCCTGGAGGACCTTGTGGACACCTCTTTgtttgaag GGGAGTCCCAGTCTGGTTCCTTGGCGGGGTACACGATGTCCTCCTCTGGCACTCCCATTAGGAAGGCACAGAACGCCCCCAAGCGCCGGTCACAGCGACAGATGGACAaagcagagagggaggaa GTGGAAAAAATCTTAGCTGAGAATCACAAGAAAatgcaggaggagagggaacagCTAGATGGCCGGCAAGTATTGGTTCCTCTTGTCCCTATCGTCCAACCAACCCTGTTAAGTATGGAGAATGAAAACCAGGAGGAGTTGGTGGCTGAGGACAGTGAAGCAGCAAAGGAGAATGACactgaggagaaaataaaaggaagtgaaGTATTGTTGGTGAAAGGACGAGGGAGAGGccgaggaagaggtagagggagaggaaaggttgaAGGAGACAGGGTAGGCAGCCAGGAGACAAAGGGtcgaggaagagggaagaaaaatttggatggtgagggagaaggagccacaagaggagaggaaagtgggagagggaaagccagaggaagaggacgaggaaagacTGTCACTATCATCACATCTGGTACCAAGGTGCAAGATGGTCAgggacaggtggcagatg AGTCattagtgaaaaagaagaaaaagaagaaaatatgcgtTGTTGTGAGTAAGGAAGAGTGTAAGACAACTgagcaggaagaacaggaggaaacaGACACCACACCAGCAAATACAGAGCAAGCAGTTGATTCCCAAGAGGAATCAGAGGATAAAATCAAGAAAGTGGTGAAGAAGGCCCCACCAACACCTAAAATCATCCCACAGTTTGAGCCGGCACTGTTCTCCACCCCTGATGTCATGCACAAAGTAGGTGAAGGTCTTCCAGCACATGCCATCATGGTGAAGGGGAATGGGAAGAACATCAAGGCCCAGAAAATCCTCCTTGTCAAGAAACAGACCAAGAAACAAGAGAATGCTGTCTCGggcatgaaggaggaggtgaaggaggagactgAGGGTATGGATGTAAGTACCTTTGAACACAATACAAATCCAGATGATGTGgctgtgaaagaggaggaagaggaagaggaacatgagggagaggaggatggtgaggcaggggatgaagaagaggaagagagcaaaCCAGATACAACTGTGAGAGAGACTGGTATTTTAAGTGGAGTGAGCAAAGTGGTAAAGAAGAGAGTGCCTGTCGGGGAAGGGAAGTCAAAAGTGATCCAGGTGAGCTGCCCGacagaggtgaggcaggtggtAGTGCTTAACTCAGCCAGGACTGGCATGAATAAAGAGACGCTAGTGAAGGTCATCCCAGCCAAAGACCctccaaaagaagaagaaaagacaccaTTGAAATTAAAAACaccaaagaaggaaggcaagcaaCTTGTTAAAAAGATAAGTCCAACAGTACCAGTAGCAACACCACAAGCAGTgccagcaacaccaacaccaccacaggaaGGGGAGGCAGACAAAGAAAGCCCAAATAAAGAGGAAATCAAAACAGAACCTCAGAAAAAGctcattaagaagaaaaagttaggCTTGCAGAAAGGTGGGGAATTGCACAAGTCCTTTGAGGATATTGTGCttcagaggaaaagagaggaagcccagaggaaaaaggaggaaatacagaggaagagagaggaaatactcAGGAAACGAGAAGCTATCAAGAAgcggaaagagatgaaggaacaggagatgaaagaagccatgatgaagaaagaaatggagaagaacaCCCCGCCTAAGGAAACACCAAAGAAGGTTGTAAAGGTACCTaacagagtggtggtggtgaagaaggaggtggaggagagcaagaagaatGGGATTGAGGTGGCGGGGATCAAGCCACACACtgcaacacccaccaccaccatcaaagtGATCCGAAAGGTGGTGCCACAGTCTGCTCTCGCTTCCAAGGATGAGTCACCTGTCCGCCGCAGCAACAGAGCCATCAAGAAGAAGACCTTTGGGGATGAGATGCTTACCTATGACCTGAAGGAGGAGCTTGTGTCAGACGTCAAGGAGGAGGCCGAGGATGAAGTCATTGAAGAGGAG ATAGTGCcgagtgaggaggaagacgagtccatggaggaggacggggaagaAGACGACCCAGAGAGGCTGTGGTGCATCTGCCAGAAGCCTCACAATAACCGGTTTATGATCTGCTGTGACCGGTGTGAGGACTGGTTCCATGGCTCCTGCGTTGGGGTCACCAAGGCCATCG GCcagcagatggaggaggaagggcgtgaGTGGGTTTGTCCGAAGTGTAAAAAGACAGAACGTGCAATGAAGGGAGTAGTGGTcttaggaaagaagaaactagagaacacaCTCAAGGCTTTCAACAATCAGACAGTCAAAGCAGAGCTACAGACGCCACTGTCCCCAACCAAGGTGAAGAAGATCATCGTCAAGGCAGAGGAAACAGAGAACCAGGTGGAGGTTAAGAAGCCCATGGAACCCAAAAAAGCCCCTGAACGGAAGCTGGGTAGCCTGTCTGGTTTTACTATTCCCAAGAAGGTGAATATCGTGCATGAGAACGCCTCTCAGCCCAAGAAGACgctgggtgatgagaagaaAACTGGCTCTCCGCAGGTTATCAAAGTGGCACAGAAGAAAATGTTTGATGGAGGACGAGAG GTACAGGAGTCAGCCCGGGGTGTGGGGTCCTTGGAGAAGACCAAGCCCAAGGTGTTGGTGTACCAGAAGAGCACAGGGAAGATCATTTCAG GTTCTGAGGGTCCTACCTTTGAGGAGCTGAAGGACTGGCTGAAGGAGCACCCAGACTGTGGCATCCTTCAGCCAGGGATGATGAATGCTTCGGGGACAGTTGTGAGCCAGGCCTCCACCACACTCAACAG CCAAAAGAAAGTGATCCAGGTGGCCAAGTCAGCGACAGGTCCAGCAGGCAGCTCACCACAGAAGGTCACTGTGGTCAAGTCAGCTGATGGCCGGGTCATTGTCAAGACTTCAGAGAACATGGAGAAGGAGGCGCTGACCAAGGTGGTGAACACGGTGACCTCACAACCCACTCCAAAGACTGTCATAGTGAGCACGGTGAAGACTGCCACGTccatagtgaaggaggtgatggatgagaagaaggaggtgtcACCCTTAAAGAAGGAAGAGCCAGTCCCTGTGAAGACTCCAGTCAAGGAACCCAAGAAG CTGTCAGATATTGTAACCCATCCA acagcagtaccaccaccaccagtgaaaACACCGCctgcagagaagaagaagggagaccACAGTGAGATTCGGAGCAGCGTCAGGAAAACCATGACTGAGGTGCTGATCAAGCGTTTCAAGGAGACTAAGGATGAGTTTCCCAATGTTACTGAGGATTCCATCAAGAGTCTTGCTCATGCCATTGAGAAGGagctgttcctcttctttggcAAG GATGTGGGCATGAAATACAAGACTCGCTACAGGAGCATTCTCTTCAACACGAGGGATTCCAAGAACACAGGGCTGTACCGCAAGATTCTGAAGGGAACAATATCTCCGTCACAGCTAGCCAAGATGACGTCCGAGGAGCTTGCGTCCAAAGAGCTgctggagtggagggagagagaggagaaaaag GAGCTGCAGGCAATTGAGAAGCATGAGCTAGAAATGATTGCTCTTGGTAACCAGTACATCATGAAGTCTCATAAGGGAGAAATTGAAATTGACAAGGATGAATtcattaaggaaaaagaaaaag CTCCTGATCCCCTCAATGCCTTGCCCCTGGACCCCGTGGCAGAGATCCTGGATGACACCACCTCCAGTCACAACAATCACATATATGATCTCAACTGTAAGATATGCAATGGCCAGCAAGAAGCTCCTCCAGAG AAATCTCAGAAGGACAaatcaaaagagagagacaagcacAGCAAGGACTCCAAGAACCGTAGGAATGACGAAGCTGCCAAAGTCCgggacaggaaggagaggaagagctcatcagataaagagaggaaagagagaagggagagttcAGATaaggacagacacaaacaccGCAGCAAAGACCACAAGGAAAAGAGCCGGGATAAAGACCGAGACAGGGACAGAGAtcgagatagagacagagacaaagaaagagacagagataagGACAGGCACAAAAGCAGCAAGAGCAAGCATTCCGAAGACTCCAAGGACaggcagagagaaagggagCGTCACAAGAGTAGCAGCAGTGACAAAgagaaggacagggagagggagaggcgggatTCAAAGGACAAGAAGCACCGAGATAAATACAGGGACAGGCGGGACTCAAAGGATGAGAAAAGCAGTAAACGAAGGGACAGTGAAAAGGATGACAGAAAAAGACGCCACAGTGGTTCTCGTAGTGATGaccggaggaggagagagagtgagaaggagaacACCCGGCAGAGGGACAGTGGGTCATTAGAGAAGCAGAAAGATGAGGTTAGCACTAGTGATGATGTCGTGTTTGATGTCATTGGCAAGGAattgtcttccttgtcttcgCTTCCTGATGGTTCTGCCAGGGATGCTGAACCCTCTTCCACTGTGCTGGG GAGTCCGGACATCCTAGATCCAGCGTCACCAATATCAGATGATGACATGATGGCGTTACCTTCTGACTTGCTTCCCCCattgcctccttcctcccccagtgCCGTCCCTCCACCTCCAGCTGAAGCATActcaccttcctcacctctcaATTCTGAAAAGTCCCTAAGTCCTCAATCACCACTCGAGAGAGACTCCCtgacacctccaccactacctgaAGGAGACATGCCCTcagctcctcccctccctgactATGATGTCCCctgcacacctcctcctcctgatgagTACAACCCTCACACGCCACCCATGCAGGGAAGTCTCTCTGGTCTGAGGGAATTGGGTAGATCTCTGCTTATTCCTTCATCGCCGCCCTTGGAACACTCAACTACACCTCCTTTACCTGAgcctccctccactccacctCTTCCCACCTCGCTTAACCCTCCTCGGCCAGATTCCCCTGGCACTCCACCGCTTCCTGGATCAGCTCCTCAACTCGGTGCCTCAACTCCACCTCACACTCCAAGGGGATCAACGCCACCTCTCCCTAAAGAAAAGTCAGCATTGGGCAGCCTCCAGGCTCCTGGTTTCATGCCCGCCTCCCCAACATTATCAGACTACAATAAGAACTCTGGCAGACTAACTCCCCCCATTGTAGAAAAGTCTGGTGTGTCCTCCAAGCCTTCAGGTCCTGTGGTTATTACCCCAGAACCTGAGAATGTATGGAAAGGAATCATTCACATGCCAGATGTAGCCAAATTCAGTGCATCAGCATTTGAG GTGTCTGGAAAAGCTAAATTTCTTCCAAATGATGTGCCTAATACCATAGAAGTTGTTGGACGCATTGCTCCTGACATGGTGTGGAGCTACATTGCACAAATGAAGAAGAGTGGATCCAAG GAAATTTTAGTTGTTCGCTTTCAACCTGccaatgaagaggagaaggtttcCTATATTGCCTTGTACTCCTACCTGTCATCCAAAAAGAG GTATGCTGTTATTGGCAACTGTGGCAAGTCTGTGAAGGATTTCTATGTTGTGCCTCTTGCCTCACACCAAACCATTCCTCAG GTGCTCCTTCCCCTCAATGGGCCAGGCTTTGAGGAGCAGCGGGCACACATGCTCATTGGGGTGATAGTCCGAGCCAAGAGCAAGAGAGTGTTTGACCACACCACTGGCAACTGGAAAGTTGTCAGTGGGGGCCAAAGTGGGCCTCCCATTAAAGCCAATG CCTCCATCAGCTGCACCTTCACTACATGGGAGTGTCTCTTGATAGTGATGGTCTTTGATCCTTCCTGTACATGTCTTTCAAGAAGTGTGATCATTCCCTTAGCAGTTTTACTTATTCCAGATTTCAATCATAAGGAATCATTCTTGAGTGCACAGAATGAATTATTTATTATGTATTGTGTTAGGGAAGAATTACTGTTGAGATGCTTGATACCACCACTCCTTGTTGTGTTAGGACTTCTCCCTTAA